The genomic region AGTGGAAGAGGAGGAACCAACTTCTCGAAAATCGAGAATGAAAGAAATAACCATTCCTATCTAGAATTATTTAATGAGTGGGGGATATCTACTCCAAGCTCTCTAATTGAAGCACTATCTGTTGCAAAACAATCCTCAATAATTTCTTCGGGAGGATTAACTAATGGTTTAGATATAGTAAAGTCTTTGGCGCTTGGAGCTAAAATATGTGGTTTATCATACCCGGTATTAAAGGCACTTAATGAAAATGGGGTGGAGGGGCTTGATACATTCATTCAGAGCTTGCAAAAGCAAATTACATTCATAATGACAGCATTAGGTACTCCTACTATTGATGATTTGAATAATACGGATATTGTTATTACTGGTGAAACAAATCATTGGTTAAGTAAAAGAGAAATTGATACATCAATTTACAGTGTAAGAAGCAAAGGAAAGAGATCTTTCCCAACCTATCATGTATAGTAAACCTTCATAATTTATAGTAAGTTTAGTCCAGGTCTTAAATACTATTAATTCTAACTTATTTTTAAATATAAGTTGTAATATATATAGGTATTTCTGATTACAACACATAAGGGAGATGATTATTTGACACATACCGTCGTAATACCTGAAATTAAGTATCCTTTCACAGGGGCAATTAACATGGAGCATGCGAAAGAAGTTAATTTAATCACCTACGAATGGGCAGCAAGTAAAAATATTTTAGATCCAATAAAATTAGAAAGTTATAACGATGAAAAAGCAGGTTATCTAGCAGCTAGGGTACATCATAAAGGTGATATACAAGATATGATAACAACATCTGAATTCATCTTATTATATTGTATCTTAGATGAATATAGCGATAATGCGAAAAATGAGATGGAATATAAACTTCATTCTGATGAAATTTTATCTATTTTTAAAAAGGGTTATACCAACCAGACTGATCCTATATTTGGTGCATGGGCAGATTGGTGGAGACAAATTAAAGAAATAACTAATTCGACTTGGAGAGAACAATTCATATATAATGCTACTAACTGCTTTAATACAATGGTTTGGGAAGTTGGTTATCGGATAAGTGATAGATCTCCCTCATTACATGAATACAGGATTGAGCGACAACATACTGTGACTTATTTGATGTTTGATTTAGCAGAAAAATCAAATCAAAATTATATTCCTGACAAAATTAAAGACGAAACATTCTTTAATATGATTGAGTCTGCCAATAAAATTGTAAACTGGGCTAATGATCTTGTTTCGCTAAATAATGAACTAGAAGATGGAGACGATCATAATTTAATAATACGTATTCAAAAAGAGAATAATGTAACATTAAATGAGGCAATAAATAAAGTATTTCTGATGCATAATCAAGAAGTTGATAACTATATGCGATTCGAGCATGAATTATTAACTAACGCTAACAAAGAATTCAAAGACGAATTGAAGGAATTTGCTCTCATACTTAGAAGATCAATAATTGGGTTTTATGATTGGAGTGAAGAGTCGAAAAGATATAAAACTTCAGAAAAAACAAAAGAGATAAAGTCAAACTAACTCTATTATCAAAAATTTCAAATGAGGTTACACATCTTGAATGTACAAAACTTATTTGAGTGCTCTCAAAAACAGGAAAATCTATCATTAGTTGATGCAATCAATAAAGTTGAAAAGTTGTATAATCAAGAGGTAGATAACTTTATGCAGATTGAGCAAGAATTGTTGAATGCTACTGATAACATCAACACGAATAAATCGATTTTATTCTTGGACTGAGAATTTAATAGCTAGATATTATGATTGGAGTGAAGAAACGGAGAGATATTAGATTAGAGGGAGTGAAAATAAAATGAAACTGACTTTATTTACTGAAAACTCAATCAAAGTTCTTGCATACTTTGTTAATAGCCAGCACAAGACTGTTATTACAGTAAAAGAAGTTGCTGACTATTTGTTACTCTCATATGATCATTTAAAGAAGATATTTTGGAATCTAGATAAAAAAGGGTATTTAGATTCTATAAGAGGTAGGAACGGTGGGTATCAATTTAATCACAATCCAAACAGGATTAAATTAGGTACACTTGTAGTAGAATTAGAAAATTTGAATGTATTATCAAATAAATTCATTGGCAATTGTGAATTGAAGAAAAGTATTAAGTTTGCATTAGATTGTTTTATTAAACGATTGGATCAATATACTTTGGATGATTTAATATCGGAAAATCAGAAAATAAGTTAGTTCGATTTAAAATTAATAACGAACATTTCCTTTTATAAATTCGGAAATGTTCGTTATTTTCATCTTCGATTCTTTCCACATTCTTTCCATAACTATCTAACTTAAACTAAAATACATGTAAGAGAGAACGGTTTTATATAGTTGAACGAGGTTAGTGTAGTCATGTATATCATTTCGCAAAATTGAGGGCTTAGTGAGGTTAAACTCGTGGAGGTTCGACTCCTCTCAACCGCATACCAGTAGTACCAATGCTTTCAGAGCTTTGGTGCTTTTTTTGGGTAATATATAGTCGATTAAATCTTGAAACTTTCCAAATTCTTTTTTGCTTATTTTCTATATATATTTACAAATAACTAGAATGTTCGTGTTTTAAGGAAATAAACAATTACGTTCGGATAGAAAGGTTATGTGTTCTTCATTATAATCGAGTTATAAATTATACAAATAAAAAAACGCTCAAACTCTTATCAAGAATCGGTTTGAGCGTTTTTCACGAAACTTACACAAGATAAATGTATAAGACTCATTGATTTGATCTTTTTCATATAAAATGAGAGTAAGTGGGTACTATCAATCTATTTCTAATATCTCGCTTAATTGTTTTGAAAGATCGTCATCCAATAGTAAAAAACTATTCTCTTCATTATTAAACCCTCTAGAAATTATGAATGTACTATTGTCGTTATTCCAAATAGAAACATACATAACGATTGTTGAGTCAGCTTGGTTATCAATTCTAACGATATGAACGGGTTCTTCCTTAGGAATTTCGTTAGGTTGACTCCCTAAACTTTCTGCTTCATTTATAATCGACTTGAATTGATTAATCTCTTCCTCATTGGTAATCACTTCTTGTGAGAATATCACATTGTTTTCATCATCATATTCTCCAACTGATAATTGTTCGTCCGTCGAGTTACAAGCAGTAAGAAAAGTAGCACACACTAAAACACCAACTAGTTTTTTAAACATTTTGAACACACTCCAAAATTATCAAATTAATTACAAATATATCTTGTGAAAAATATTCCACTAGTATATTATATACTAGTACGATTAAAAAAAATGTAGAAATGAGGAAAGAAATGAAAAGTATTGTTAGTATAAATAAAGGTCAATTGTTGCTAACTTCTTTTGTTTTGATTATCGCATCACTTTTTTACAACACTTCTTTTGCAGACGCTTTGACTAATGAAGAAGAAGAGTTTGAGACTGAGACTCCAGAAGTACAGTTTGTTCCGGAAATTATTGATCAGTATGAAGATGAGGATGGTAATTTAATTACTGAATATAGTGAATTGCCAGATGAATATACAACTGACGCTAATGGTAACTTAATTACTGAAGATACAATGAGTATTTTTAATGCATGTGCAAAAACTTATAGTTTTAAGGATAAATCTAATACTAGAATAAAAACAGATAAATTTATAGCCAATCACCCAGATTTCAAGAAATGGGACAAAGTTGATGGATATTGGTTTAGCAATAAATCAAAAAGTTATTCTGTTGGTTTAAGTGGTTATGGAGCTTCTGTTTCTGTTTCTGTCTCAGGTCCGGGAAGTGGAACCTTTATAAAAGCAACTTCTAGTAAATGGTCACGTCCAGGGATTTATGGTAACGTTAATAAAATTGTACAAGAAGTAACAGTGCGAAATCCATGCGGTCCTAATGATAAATACGATAGAACAGTATATAGAACTAATAATACGTACAATAAAACTGTTTATAAATAAAACACTGGTAGGTAAAGATCGATAGATCCTTACCTACTTTTTTATTGATATAAAAAGATTAGAGAGTATAATAATCAAAATTTAGAAAATGAATTGAAGGTTCTTTTAGTAACTTAAACAAATAGATTTATTGTATAAAGGGATTATTTATATAGTGGTGTAATTGATATGTCATGCTGGCTACCGTTATTCCTAATTATTAAAAAGCGAATAGTTTCGTTATTTTCAGGTTTGTTGTTCGGATATTTTATCATCATTTCTTTCCGAATTCTTTCCATAGCCATATGATTTAAACTGAAATATGTGTAAGAATGAAGGGTTTTATATAGCTGAACGAGGTTAGTGTAGTCATTTATACCAGTTCGCAAAATTGAGGGCCTAGTGGGGTTAAACCCGTGGAGGTTCGAGTCCTCTCAACCGCATATAGTGAAACGTAGTAGTACCAAGGCTTTTAGAGCTTTGGTGCTTTTTTTTGCCTGAATTGTCGTAGTCTAATAAATAGCTGTTTACTCCATGGGTAGAAATGGATATTTAACGGTATAAACTTTATGTTCGTGTTTTCCATATTCTGAAAATTCTATAATGTACAATGATTAATAATGTGTAATATAAAAAACCTATATTAATGTTTATAAAACATATCACCTATCTCGTTATCGAGTGCTTAGTGGGTTTAGACTGCTCTTAACCGCAAATAGCCACATATGTGTACCAAAATTTATAGATCTTTGGCATTTTTTTGAGAGGTATTAATTAAATTTCATACGTAGTGCAAGTGAACAACTTTTAAGTCCAATGATGATTATTTGATTTAATAAAGCTCAAAATGCAACGATTGCAAGTTAGATTTCGAATATAAGTATGATGAAGTCGAAAGGAGTAGAAATGTGTTATCTGATAAGCGTTTAATCCGTTACATTTTAAAAAAAGGCTCGGATCAAGCTTGGGATGAATTGATTCGACGTTATTACAATGACCTGTATTTTTATCTTTATCGTCAAGTTGGTCATGGAGATGATGCTCTTGATTTAACACAGGATGTTTTTATCGCCGCTCTAAAAGGTTTGAACTCTTATGATGATCGTAAATCTTCCTTTCGAACGTGGCTCTTTCGTATAGGAACATACAAAGTCATAGATGCGCGTCGCAAGGTGAAAATGACTTGGTTAGAACTGAAAGAAGTAGATTGGATAGAAGAGAAGGATTTTGATAACAGTCTGTATCAAAAGGAGCTGTTAGACGAGATTAATCAATTTGTTGCAAGTTTTAAACCGCAAATCCAGGAAATTTTTCGATTAAGAGTCTATGGAGATTTATCATTTCCTGAGATCGCTTCATTGCTTGGAGAAAAAGAAGAGAGAATTAAAGCTCAGTACTACCGTTTGATTAAAAAAATTAGAGAGGAGTTTAGTAACCATGAATAAAGACAGAAAGAATATTCCTTTCACACAAATTGAAAAAGAAAACAGTATTGATTTTATTTTAAAAGAAGTCAATCTTCAACCAGTAACGTTTAGAGCATTTATTCGTTCTTATTTTCAAGAAGTTGGTTTCCGTTATCTTTTCTGGGGTTTGGGAGATATCTTATTTATTGTCGGACTATTGTTGGTAGGAGTAGCCATTCTCTATCTTCCTTATTTACATCAGTCACTTGATAATGGGCATAGTGATAAGATTTATTTTACTGTTTTTATGGCCTCGCCTCTTTGCTATGCAGTCTTATACTTTTTGGGGATTTGGAAAGAAAGGTTGTTAGGTACCTTCGAGCTAAAAATGACACTACGCATTTCTTTAAAGGAACTACTTATCTTACGTATGTTGGCGTTTAGTGGGATTGCTTTGGTTGTTTCTGTGGGCAGTAACGTCCTTATGTGGCAATTGCTCGGACAAGAACTTTCGTTGATGAGATTGTTTAGTCTGTCGTTTACCTCCCTATTTTTATTTGCTAATATTCAACTCCTTTTAGAATATAAAGTACCGTTGCGTTGCAGTTATTGGGTGACGCCAATTATATGGAGTGTTGTGGGTGTTCTCTTAGTTTGGAAACAAGAATGGATTGCACAGCTTCTGGTGTATCTACCGTTTTCGATTGTGACAGTGATCGTTTTTGGGTTACTCCTTTTATTTATCTATTTATTGCGTCACAACTACTTTTTGCAAAAGGAAGGAACGATTACGTATGCTAATGCTTAATCATGTCAGTAAGAAGTTTCAGTCCAATTATATCTTGAAAGATCTTTCATTGACCTTCGAAAACGGTGTTTATGGCCTATTGTCTCCAAACGGTGCAGGAAAGACGACTTTATTAAAAATGATTACAACACTCTTATTTCCAACATCCGGTGAAATACTATGGAATGGACAAGCAATTAAAGAGCTTGGAGCAGATTATCGTGGAATATTAGGTTATTTGCCACAAGATTTTGGTTATTATGGCCATTACTCCCCTATAAAATTTCTAAAATATATTGCAGCTTTACAGAAAATGAATAAGAAAGTAGCAGATAAAAAGATTGATGAGCTTTTAGAACTTGTTGCACTTACTGATGTTAAAAATAAGAAAATGAAACGTTTCTCAGGTGGGATGATACAAAGAGTAGGAATTGCTCAAGCGATGTTAAATAATCCAAAGTTACTCATTTTGGATGAACCGACAGCAGGTTTAGATCCAAAAGAACGCGTCCGTTTCCGCAATTTGATTCATCGTCTTGCTCAAGACAGGATTGTCATTTTATCTACGCATATTGTTTCCGATGTGGAAACGATAGCAAAACAAATCATTATGATTAGAAATCAACAATTGTACTGTTGCGAAACGCCATCTCACATTACTCGGTCAGTACAAGGGAAGATTTTTGAAGTTCCTTCTAGCTATGCACTAACTGCAGAGCAATTACTATTAAGTGAAAGAGAAAGCGACGAAGGTCATTTGCTAAGAATAGCAAGCCCAGTTGTTCCAAAGGAAGGGGTGGAAGTACGCCCGAGTTTAGAAGACGCGTTTTTGTATATTTATCGAGACGAGGTGGCTAATGATGCTGCGAATCCTGCTTTTTGAAATTCGTAAGCTATTAGAACAGCCAATTATTCTCTTGTTTTTTATCGCATGTTTAATGTTGAATACCATTTATATTGCCACAGCAGGCTTGGATCAGTCGTATTTAAATTATGTTCAGGACACAGAAACAAAAACAGGATCCTTCATTACATCTGAATTCCATGAAAAACTCTCTAATATGTCATCTAGTAATCAACACCAAGCGATTACTGACCGAAACGGATGAACGAGAGAATATTTTTAACCATTATTCAACAGAAGCATTGGGCCAAGAGATGATTGATTATTTTCAAATACAAGGTTCAGTGGCTGAAAAAATGAAGATAAAATATGAAAAATTAACGCCCATTGTCCACGAATTAGCAGAAGAGCAAGCTGCACTAGAAGTGGGAGCAGCAGAAGAAACAATGAGTTTCTTTACCTTTTTAAGAAATCGATTATTTCATGCGATTTTAGGCGAAAGTTTAATTTTTGCATTATTGCTTGGTTTATATGGAAGTACATCTGAAAGATTAACCAAAACAGATGTACTCATGATAACCTTAAAAACAGGTCGTAAAACACAAGTGACTAAATATGTAGCGAGCTTAATGATTACGCTTCTTTTTTATGTAACGACGGTTACTTTGTCGTTTGCTATTTTTAATCAAATGCATTCCATTGGTACATTATGGAATGCAAGTATATCAACACAATTTCACCTAAATGTGTATGTTCTTCAATCATTAGAAATCCCTTTTATTCCTTGGCAACCAATGACATTGTTAAACTATATCCTCTTATCCATTGTATTAGGTGGCTTACTCGTTTTCATCTGTCATGGATTTAATTTTCTTATCGGCTTATGGACTGATCATTTATTTCGGGGGTTTGTACTATTTGTCGTCTTTTATGTTTCTTTGCTGGACTAGAACAAATCATTAATCATTTAAACTGGTGGGATATGCGTTCTCTATTAATGTGGCATCCCATTTCACTTTGGAATTTACAAGCTCATTGGTTTACGGAAATGGGTCCTTTTTCAACGATTCCATGGCATGAATCTATTGCAATGGCTGTCAATATTGTTCTCTTAATTATAGCAGGTATGTTAACAACTAAATACTATTCAACAAAGGAGGTAAAATAAAGTGTTAACTGTTGAGCTCAAGAAATTATTCCAACCGCTTTTACTGCTTGTAGCACTAATGATAACGATTGTTTACTATAATCAACAGTTGAACTTCATCCATACATATTGGCCGAACGGGGGTTTGGTACCAATTTATGATCATGCTTCTGATTGGCAAGATCGATTTGGACAATCTCTAGAGAAAGAAGATATAGCAGTAGTTGAGGATGAGTATTTAACTCTCGTAGAACAAGCAGACAATATTCTATTGGAAAATGCTATAGCAGAACAATTAGAGCTTAAAAATTATGCTGATTTTGAATCATGGTATAAAGAAAACCTACCTAGTGTAGCGATCAACGAGATGGATGAAGATGAAAAAGAAATCGTTGAAAAAATTGATGCAATTCAACAAGACTTAATAGATTATACTGGTCAATCAATAGAGGATAAAATTGTTGCCTTACAAACATTATATCTTTCGATAGAGCAATTTGATTCATCAGATACCTTTCTCATGAATGAACACTATACGGTAAAAGAAAGAGAAATACTTTCAGCAAACCTATTTATGGAAGAAGGTTGGCGCAATATTTTGCCCACGTATTTATCTTCAACAGTGTCCGGTTATTTTGAAAGTATTCTTACACTCCTTATTTTTCTTTTATCTTTATTAATCTCTTCCGTTTTTGTTAGAGATCGCTTGTTAGGATTACAGAAGCTTCAATGGAGTAGTCGCCACGGGCGGAACATTCTTTGGACACAATTTGTAAGTGGTATGATTGCCAGCTTCCTGTTGATTACGTGTATCGTGGGATTATTTTGGGGTTTGTTGTATCTCACTGATTTCACACAATATTTTTCGAATGGTTTGAATTCATTTTTTATAAGAGATGATGAACCTTTACTGGTATCATTATTTCAATGGACTTTTGGTGAGTGGATAATAAAATTGGTCCTGTTAGTATATTTGATTGGAATGGCTTATAGCGGGATTCTCATATTTCTCTCTCAGACTAGTAAACACTATCTGTCCTTACTAATGAAAATCATTCCCGTGGGCTTTATTTTTATTGCCATTGCTAATCGTGTGTTTAAAGATGCGTTTTACTTAAAGAATGATTTGTACCAATGGACAAACATTTCTTTAGTTGAATTATATGTGGGAATCCTTTTATTCGTTCTTTGTATTGGTTTGCCAATTATTTATTGTATTCATCAACGGAATAAAGATTTAGTAAATTGATTATGAAAGAAGTCGAATGTTATGGTTATTAATTATAATTTTGTTCGGTTTTAACTATAGTTGAATTCTCCTGTTTTACTCCATAATGAAGATAAATATTCAAAATCACGTGGAATAGAATTCAAATTATGTACTTAATACAAGGATGTGTACCCCACAACATCCATTCTCGCTATTGAGGGCCTAGTGGGGTTAAACCCGTGGAGGTTCGAGTCCTCTCAACCGCATATTTAACAAAACCAATTGGTATCAAGGCTTACGTGGCTTTGATGCTTTTTATTTTGCCAAAATTAGTCGTGTTGTCTAATGGGGGAAAAACTAATCCGTTGACATTTAGTTCTGATACGACGGCTAAATATATCTTTTGTCGGTTCGTGTTCTCTTTATTTAAATTGATGTACTTTGTCATTATGCTCTAACTTCATGCCATTATATTTAACTTTCTGTGTTTATTTCTGCAAAAGCAATAGTTCTATTAATCTTGAATTGATATTAATCCTTCTTATTGAGTTCTTCACTTTAGGCTTCTTAATTTGATTTATTTTTTGAAATAAGCAAGAAACTAGTACACTTTAATCTCATCAATAAAGGTTTCAATATATTTCTAATTAATTGCTAAAAATTCACCACAATACTTTCCAATAAAATAAACCACAGGAGGGGTATATAAATTTTTAAGATATTTATAAAAAATTTATAATTATAGGTTAATATATTATAAGGATTCTAAAAATTATTTACTTGCTATCTGGTAATTGTGTTCACAAAAAATTCGACTAAGAAATTCAACCTATAAAAGAATAAATTTGAAAAAATGAAAAAATGTTGATATATTTGGGATTCGTGATAATATTATCAAGTAAGATAAAAAAGGAGGAGAAATCTATGAAAAAGTTTTTAGTTTTTAGTTTTTGTTCAGCTGTTCTATGTGGGAGTATGTTTTTAACGAGTGGTGAAGCAAAAGCTCACGATGAGAATGAACCACAAAAAATAATCGCAGCTGAATACAATTACGACACTGGTTTATATTCTTTTGAGTATGTTGATGGTTATGACCCGGCAGATGAAGGTGAATTTAGCATTATGAGCCATGACCCTAGAGCTGGTGGCGGTTATTGGACTCACTATATGAACGGACTAAAAGATCATGTATCAAGTTATGATCACAAAACATGGTTACATAGAGGGAAGGCAAGTAATTCACGAAACACAGTTAATGGTCCATGGAAAAATAAAAAATCCGGGTATTCCACAGCTAGAGCCTATCAGTCTCTTACAGGAAACAAAGCAAATTGGCAGATCTCAGTTGACTCAAGCCTACCTGAAAACTAATTTACAAATTAAAGTTATACACAAGTAAACGCTTATATATTAGGCGTTTACTTATTTTAAAGGAGAATTTAGTTTGAAAAGAGTTAATGTTATTTATATATTGCTTTTTATTTCTACATTACTTTTTGGATTTGATTATGCTAGTAAATCATTAGCTGCTGATACCATTTATGATAATAAGCAAGAACTCAATCTTTATTTAGACCCAGAGTTGGAAGAGAGCATAGATATAAACCAGAAATTTGAGGATTTCTCAAAGGAATATGACATTGATATTTCACAATATACATATCTTGACGATAATACGTTATATATTTACTCTACAAACATAAAGTCAAACTCTTCGTTAAATTTAGCAAAAGGTGAGTTTCCTAAAAAAGAAGAG from Alkalicoccobacillus plakortidis harbors:
- the fni gene encoding type 2 isopentenyl-diphosphate Delta-isomerase — encoded protein: VVEGRRREINKKLASMCNKYSIAMAVGSQKASLKDRSERKTFEVVRKYNEDGLLFANIGAECSLEYAKEAVKMISADALQLHLNHIQELVMPEGDRNFVNRLHNISKIVEKIGVPVIVKEVGFGISMETVETLESIGVQYIDISGRGGTNFSKIENERNNHSYLELFNEWGISTPSSLIEALSVAKQSSIISSGGLTNGLDIVKSLALGAKICGLSYPVLKALNENGVEGLDTFIQSLQKQITFIMTALGTPTIDDLNNTDIVITGETNHWLSKREIDTSIYSVRSKGKRSFPTYHV
- a CDS encoding terpene synthase family protein; amino-acid sequence: MEHAKEVNLITYEWAASKNILDPIKLESYNDEKAGYLAARVHHKGDIQDMITTSEFILLYCILDEYSDNAKNEMEYKLHSDEILSIFKKGYTNQTDPIFGAWADWWRQIKEITNSTWREQFIYNATNCFNTMVWEVGYRISDRSPSLHEYRIERQHTVTYLMFDLAEKSNQNYIPDKIKDETFFNMIESANKIVNWANDLVSLNNELEDGDDHNLIIRIQKENNVTLNEAINKVFLMHNQEVDNYMRFEHELLTNANKEFKDELKEFALILRRSIIGFYDWSEESKRYKTSEKTKEIKSN
- a CDS encoding RrF2 family transcriptional regulator: MKLTLFTENSIKVLAYFVNSQHKTVITVKEVADYLLLSYDHLKKIFWNLDKKGYLDSIRGRNGGYQFNHNPNRIKLGTLVVELENLNVLSNKFIGNCELKKSIKFALDCFIKRLDQYTLDDLISENQKIS
- a CDS encoding RNA polymerase sigma factor produces the protein MLSDKRLIRYILKKGSDQAWDELIRRYYNDLYFYLYRQVGHGDDALDLTQDVFIAALKGLNSYDDRKSSFRTWLFRIGTYKVIDARRKVKMTWLELKEVDWIEEKDFDNSLYQKELLDEINQFVASFKPQIQEIFRLRVYGDLSFPEIASLLGEKEERIKAQYYRLIKKIREEFSNHE
- a CDS encoding ABC transporter ATP-binding protein, producing MLMLNHVSKKFQSNYILKDLSLTFENGVYGLLSPNGAGKTTLLKMITTLLFPTSGEILWNGQAIKELGADYRGILGYLPQDFGYYGHYSPIKFLKYIAALQKMNKKVADKKIDELLELVALTDVKNKKMKRFSGGMIQRVGIAQAMLNNPKLLILDEPTAGLDPKERVRFRNLIHRLAQDRIVILSTHIVSDVETIAKQIIMIRNQQLYCCETPSHITRSVQGKIFEVPSSYALTAEQLLLSERESDEGHLLRIASPVVPKEGVEVRPSLEDAFLYIYRDEVANDAANPAF